In a single window of the Desulfovibrio aminophilus DSM 12254 genome:
- a CDS encoding amidohydrolase family protein has protein sequence MRELIRAARAATMNGPVIEDAAVIHDGGTILAVGAFFELGRDFDGPVRDLGGATLAPAVVNAHTHLELCHLHGRTREGHGFETWVEHLLSLPLYEPDDGRIKAELEALKGLGVGLVADISTRNAARMAGILEDSGLFFVSFHEAIGDTPPPPPAGSRERGLESLAGHSLYTTQDSVLRAAREAARELNLPFSLHLAEHEEENAVVRGLPHSFANRLRERGRLRGFTPPGVSPVAHAADLGLLGPDTLAVHCAHLDGEDIRVLAASGATVCLCPRSNAYIGSGRAPWEELFRAGVPLCFGTDSLASNRDLNPWNEARYLLARFREELGLMDLLAMLTRNPARVLGMEGVLGSLEPGKAARFSVVPSDIETLAGPLVRREKGV, from the coding sequence GTGCGCGAACTGATCCGGGCGGCGCGGGCCGCCACCATGAACGGGCCGGTCATCGAGGACGCGGCCGTGATCCACGACGGCGGGACGATCCTCGCCGTGGGGGCCTTTTTCGAGTTGGGCCGGGACTTCGACGGCCCGGTGCGCGACCTGGGCGGAGCCACCCTGGCCCCGGCCGTGGTCAACGCCCACACCCACCTGGAACTCTGCCACCTCCACGGGCGCACCCGCGAGGGGCACGGCTTCGAGACCTGGGTGGAGCACCTGCTCTCCTTGCCCCTCTACGAACCCGACGACGGCCGCATCAAGGCCGAGCTGGAGGCCCTCAAAGGCCTCGGCGTGGGGCTCGTGGCGGACATCTCCACCCGCAACGCAGCCAGGATGGCCGGGATTCTCGAAGATTCCGGCCTTTTTTTCGTCTCCTTCCATGAGGCCATCGGCGACACGCCCCCCCCGCCCCCGGCCGGCTCCCGGGAACGTGGCCTGGAGTCCCTGGCCGGGCACAGCCTGTACACCACCCAGGACAGCGTCCTGCGCGCGGCCCGCGAAGCCGCCCGGGAGCTGAACCTGCCTTTCTCCCTGCATCTGGCCGAGCACGAGGAGGAGAATGCCGTGGTCCGGGGACTGCCGCATTCCTTCGCGAACCGTCTGCGCGAGCGTGGCCGCCTGCGCGGCTTCACCCCGCCCGGGGTGAGCCCGGTGGCGCACGCCGCGGACCTCGGGCTCCTGGGACCGGACACCCTGGCCGTGCACTGCGCCCACCTGGACGGAGAGGACATCCGCGTCCTGGCCGCGTCCGGGGCCACGGTCTGCCTCTGTCCGCGCTCCAACGCCTACATCGGCTCGGGCCGAGCCCCTTGGGAAGAGTTGTTCCGCGCGGGCGTGCCGCTCTGCTTCGGCACGGACAGTCTGGCCTCCAACCGCGACCTGAATCCCTGGAACGAGGCCCGCTATCTCCTGGCCCGCTTCCGGGAGGAGCTGGGGCTCATGGATCTTCTGGCCATGCTCACGCGCAACCCGGCGCGGGTTCTGGGCATGGAGGGCGTCCTGGGCAGCCTGGAGCCGGGCAAGGCCGCCCGCTTCAGCGTGGTGCCGAGCGACATCGAAACCCTGGCCGGGCCCCTGGTCCGCCGGGAAAAGGGGGTGTAG